In Candidatus Nitrosotenuis cloacae, one DNA window encodes the following:
- a CDS encoding metal ABC transporter permease, translating into MVLEILGYSFIQKGLVAGVAIAIICSMMGVFLVLRRYSLFGDALSHMAFGGISVGMLAGVYPLWTAFAVSVLGALGITKLRKSTKISGDAAIAVLLVSGFGMGVLLISISGGFKVDLFSFLFGSILLISTEDTLLIVGISAGIIAVLSVLRKQLLHFTFDEEQAKVNGLNVDRLNYIFVILASVTVITSMRLVGVLLISALIVLPNITSIMFGKSFKKTVAISVSISVFSVVTGIIASYYLDLAPSGTIVMISVAILVGVLIAKYFGVIGRTRELQVKS; encoded by the coding sequence ATGGTACTTGAGATTCTAGGATACAGCTTCATACAAAAGGGGCTCGTCGCCGGAGTAGCAATCGCAATAATCTGCTCCATGATGGGCGTCTTTTTGGTGCTGAGGCGTTACTCGCTGTTCGGCGACGCGCTGTCGCACATGGCATTTGGAGGAATATCTGTGGGAATGCTGGCCGGAGTGTACCCCCTCTGGACCGCGTTTGCAGTATCTGTATTGGGCGCGCTTGGGATTACAAAGCTGAGAAAGAGCACCAAGATCTCAGGCGATGCGGCAATCGCGGTGCTGTTGGTGTCCGGATTTGGAATGGGTGTGCTCTTGATAAGCATCTCAGGCGGATTCAAGGTGGACCTTTTCAGCTTTCTCTTTGGAAGCATCCTGCTGATAAGCACCGAGGACACACTCCTAATAGTCGGAATCAGCGCAGGGATAATCGCAGTCTTGAGCGTTCTCAGAAAGCAGCTCCTGCATTTCACGTTTGACGAGGAACAGGCAAAAGTGAACGGACTAAACGTCGACCGTCTCAACTACATCTTTGTGATACTGGCAAGCGTCACGGTGATAACGTCAATGAGGCTCGTCGGAGTGCTGCTCATATCAGCTCTGATCGTGTTGCCCAACATCACCAGCATTATGTTCGGAAAAAGCTTCAAAAAAACGGTTGCCATCTCCGTGTCGATCTCCGTGTTCTCTGTAGTGACTGGAATTATTGCGTCGTACTATCTGGATCTTGCTCCCTCTGGAACCATCGTGATGATCTCAGTTGCCATTCTGGTCGGCGTACTCATTGCCAAGTATTTTGGTGTGATAGGCAGGACGCGCGAACTCCAAGTCAAAAGCTAG